The genomic segment GCTGAGGCGCGTTAACTGTAGGACCTGATAAATTACGGTACTTAGAGCACATCAGATTTGAAAAACGCCCAAGCTGGACGCTCTTCATAGCGATACCCGTGCCAGTAGACTTAGTTCCCCATACAGACACATCTTCCCATATGCAGCGCGCAATACCTTGAGCAACAATGACGTTCAATGTTGATGAGTTACCTTCGATGTGAATACCACGAAGGTTAAACGAGTCAACATATGGTTGAGAGGGGTTAATTGGATCGGGCCAAGCATCAATATCAAAGGCTGTGTGGTCAGATGATGAATTCATGCATTTCAGTATGGTCTGCATGCTTCCTTTTCCGGCCAATGTGATTCTGTTTTTGGTTATTTTACCTAAGTCCGTATAACGGAATATCCCTGAAGGAAACTCAAGAGTCACATAATCAGTATTTATTTTACTGAGCATTTGAATGAAATTTGCAGTGTTGTCGGTGAAATCATCACCGACCAGGCCCCAATTTCGCACATCATAAACCGGGTATCCATTCAGTCGTCCAACACAGCGCCAGTTAGTATCCGGAATCGAGGGTACGGATACTGGAAACATATTGCCTTTATAAACGTACCATAGCCCTTCTGTAGCATAAAAGGCTGCTTCCGTAGATGAGTTAACAGTTCCGCCAAGTCCGAACGTAGCCTTCTTTTTGATGCCGCTAAGAGAGTAATCGCTGAATACAGTGCCGCCGAACGATCAGGCGACAATCTTGTCTCCGCCGGGGCTGATTAACTGAAGGCGTAGCTGGTCAGGGTCATAGCTTAATACGTTGTCGATGTATTCGATCAGCGCATCATAGCTATCATAGATAGCCATGCTGTAGCCTTTTGTTGTCACTACTCTCGTTGACCGTTATATACGAGCTTTCCTGCGCCATTTAGCCGTAATGGCTGAGAAATCTGGACTCGGCTACCATCTTCATTCTCAATATAGACAGGGATTTGATTGGCCGGAATGGTTGGGTCAGTGTCAATCAAACTGAGGGAGTTTGGAAGAACCAGAACAGACCAGTGCACTTTCGTTTTTGTTCCGCGGCTAACGGCAAGAAACGGGATGGGTGGAGACTGGTATGCTCCTGGGTCATTTGGATCTACATGGAATGAGACACTGAAGCGGGCAAAGATAAAACACAGGAAGGCATATGAGTCTCGACACACTTACGCCTGCTGGGCATTAAGCGCTGGCGCCAACCCAAACTTCATTGCTTCGCAGATGGGTCACAATTCGGCTCAGATGGTTTACAGCGTTTACGGGAAATGGATGAGCGATAACAACGTAGATCAGATGAGTATACTCAACGCTAATTTTGGAGGAAATGCCCCACAGATGCCCCCGGCAGTCAATCAGCAGTAAGAAATCCCTTTCATATCAACACTTCACTCTGCCCAATCCGGTTTGTTTAAAATATGGTCTTGCCAGTCGCGAACTTCTGATTCTTTTACCGCGATATGACGAACCGAAATACGTTCAGCGTGCATCGCGGCTTTCGAACCGGCGCGCAGCGGGTGCCATACCGGAAGGTTTTTGCCTTCCGCCAGCAGGCGATAGGCGCACGTAGGCGGTAGCCATTCAAAGGTTGGCAGATTATCACGGGTCAGCTTGATGCAGTCTGGCTCATACTCAAAGCGGCGTTCATAGTTACGACACTGGCAGGTTTTGATGTTGAGCTGACGGCAGGCGACGTTGGTGAAATAGATTTCGTCGGTATCTTCATCCATCAACTTATGCAGACAGCACTGGCCGCAGCCGTCACAGAGGGATTCCCACTCGGCGTCGCTCATCTCATCCAGGGTTTTACGCTGCCAGAAAGGCGTTTCGGTCATAACAGTGTCCGCGCATCAAAAATTAAGCTGCACCTTATAAACACTCTGGCGTCGGGATGCAAGCATTGCCGCCCCGGGGGCGGCATCTTTACAGTACGCGAGTCGTCAGGGTGTGGTCGTCGAACGTTATTTCCAGCGCGTCGCCGCTGCTGAGCGGGCCGACGCCTTCCGGCGTGCCGGTGAGAACAACGTCGCCTGCGCGTAACGTGAAGAAACGGCTCATATAAGCGATAAGCGGCACGATGGGGTGGATCATATCCGCCGTGTTGCCACGCTGGCGTACCTCTCCGTTCACCCGCAGGCTAAGCGGCGTGTTTTGCGGGTCGCCGGAAAACTCACCTGCCGGGATAAAGCCGGAGATCGGGCAGGAATTATCGAACGCCTTCGCTTTCTCCCACGGCTGCCCCGCTTTTTTCATTTTGCCCTGAATATCACGAAGTGTGAGATCGAGCGCGACGCCGTACCCCGCGATCGCTTTTGCCACATGTTCATCGCTTGCCTGGCGCAGCGTCGCGCCAATCAACACCGCCAGCTCAACCTCATGATGCACCGAGCCAAGTCCTTGCGGCAGCGCCAGCGGCTGGCGAAGATCGCATAAAGCCGTCTCGGGCTTAATGAACAGCACCGGCTCTTCCGGCGTCGCGCTGCCCATTTCCTGAATGTGTTTTGCATAGTTGCTGCCCACGCAAACCACTTTGCTTACAGGGTAATCCAGCAGCGCGCCTTGCCAGTGATGATGTTGGTACATAGCTTCCCTCTGCGTTTAAAGATGTGTTGATAGTACGTAACTATTCGTCCCGGCAGCGCGAAATGTCAAACCGCGCAGGCGCGCAAAAAAACGCGCCGTCGGTGAAACGGCGCGTACCCCTATTTTTTACCGAGCGATTCGAGGTGCTCTTTTAACAAATTTTCTGGCGGCGGCGGCATCTGTAAATAATAACCTTGCTCTTTAAGCGCGGCTTTCACTTTCTCAAGGTCGGCATGCGCTAATTTTTTACGGCCGTCTAACGGTAGCATCATCGTCATAATTGGCTGACCGAATCCCGCCATCAATTCTTCCGGCACGCGCGAAAAATCGTCTTTTTTTTCAACATAAAGATAAGTTTGTTCGCGACGCGCGCTTCGATAGATCACACAAAACATGTTTTTACTCTAATTTAGCCAGATGGTTACTTGCCTGAATATAAGGCTGACTATAACATGCCTGATGTGCTTCGGAATATCATCCCACTGCGGTGGGGATTTAAACTGAATTGAGTAAGGCCAGGATGTCAAACACGCCCATCGAGCTAAAAGGCAGTAGTTTCACCTTATCAGTGGTTCATTTGCATGATGCTCACCCCGAGGTTATTCGTAAGGCACTTGAAGAAAAAATTGCTCAGGCGCCGGCCTTTCTCAAAAATGCGCCGGTAGTGGTGAATGTTGCGGGGCTCGACGGGACGATAAACTGGCAGCAGTTACATCAGACGTTTATCGCAAGCGGGCTGCATCTGGTCGGCATCAGCGGCTGTCAGAATGAAGCGCTGAAAGCGGAAATCTCTCGTGCGGGCCTCGCCCTGCTCACCGAGGGAAAGGCCAGCGCGCCGCGCGCCGCACGGCCTGCTGAACCGCCCGCCGCGCCGCCAGCACCCGCTCCCCGAACCCGTTTAATCGATCTGCCGGTGCGTTCTGGCCAGCGGATCTACGCGCCCGACGCCGACCTGGTGGTCACAAGCCACGTTAGTGCAGGTGCGGAGCTGATTGCCGACGGCAATATTCACGTTTATGGCACCATGCGCGGGCGTGCGCTTGCGGGTGCCAGCGGCGATAAAGAAGCACAGATCTTTTCAATAAACCTCGCGGCGGAGCTGGTTTCCATTGCCGGGGTTTACTGGCTGAGCGATCAAATCCCGGCCGAGTTTTACAACAAAGCGGCTCGCCTGCGTCTGGCCGACGGCGCGCTGACGGTTCAACCATTAAATTAAGCCCTTTTAACAAGGAATTCCTTTATGGCACGCATTATTGTAGTTACATCAGGTAAAGGGGGCGTTGGCAAAACCACCTCCAGCGCGGCCATCGCTACGGGTCTGGCCCAGAAGGGAAAGAAGACCGTAGTTATCGACTTCGATATCGGCCTGCGTAACCTTGATCTGATCATGGGTTGTGAACGCCGTGTCGTATACGATTTCGTGAACGTAATTCAGGGCGATGCCACGCTGAATCAGGCGTTGATTCGCGATAAACGCACCGAAAGCCTCTACATTTTACCCGCTTCGCAAACGCGTGATAAAGACGCGCTGACCCGTGAAGGCGTGGAGAAAGTGTTGGATGAGCTTAAAAAGATGGAGTTCGACTTTATTGTCTGCGACTCCCCTGCCGGTATCGAAACCGGCGCGCTGATGGCGCTTTATTTTGCCGATGAAGCCATCATTACCACCAACCCGGAAGTCTCCTCCGTGCGCGACTCCGACCGTATCCTCGGCATCCTGGCATCCAAATCGCGCCGCGCCGAAAACGGCGAAGCGCCGATCAAAGAGCATCTGCTGCTGACCCGCTATAACCCGGGCCGCGTCAGCAAAGGCGATATGCTCAGTATGGAAGATGTGCTGGAGATCCTGCGTATCCCTCTGGTGGGCGTTATCCCGGAAGATCAGTCCGTGCTGCGCGCCTCAAACCAGGGCGAGCCGGTCATCCTGGATATCACCTCCGACGCAGGAAAAGCCTACGCCGATACCGTTGATCGCCTGATGGGAGAAGAACGTCCTTTCCGCTTCATTGAAGAAGAGAAGAAAGGTTTCCTCAAACGCCTGTTCGGAGGATAAGTTATGGCATTACTCGACTTTTTTCTCTCCAGAAAAAAGAACACCGCCAGTATCGCCAAAGAGCGCTTACAAATTATTGTTGCCGAGCGTCGTCGTAGCGACGCCGAACCGCATTATTTACCGCAGCTGAAGCGGGATATTCTGGAAGTCATTTGCAAATACGTTCAGATTGATCCGGAAATGGTTACGGTACAGCTGGAACAAAAAGGCGACGATATTTCGATTCTGGAACTTAACGTGACGCTTCCCGAAGCGGAAGAAACGAAATAACGTTAAAAAATACCCCGGTCAAGCCGGGGTATTTTTTTAATGCCTGCACTGTATATATTCTCAGTGACGCTTTGTTTTCCTGTGAATAATTACAGTACTCACACTTAATATTGCTGCAACAGTGTTTTTAATGATTCGCCTAATAACTCGCCGCGCCATCCGCTGATTAACTCCGGTAACTGATTTTGCGGTTTCAGTTTCCAGTGCCAGTTCAGCAGTTGATTAATCTGGCGACGCGACGCCATCAGTTCAGCGCTGATGTGATGCGCCTGACTCGTCTCCTGCACCAGCGCCTTGATCTCTTTAAACACTTTGCGATAACCCGGC from the Cronobacter condimenti 1330 genome contains:
- a CDS encoding fumarylacetoacetate hydrolase family protein, with amino-acid sequence MYQHHHWQGALLDYPVSKVVCVGSNYAKHIQEMGSATPEEPVLFIKPETALCDLRQPLALPQGLGSVHHEVELAVLIGATLRQASDEHVAKAIAGYGVALDLTLRDIQGKMKKAGQPWEKAKAFDNSCPISGFIPAGEFSGDPQNTPLSLRVNGEVRQRGNTADMIHPIVPLIAYMSRFFTLRAGDVVLTGTPEGVGPLSSGDALEITFDDHTLTTRVL
- a CDS encoding YcgN family cysteine cluster protein, with translation MTETPFWQRKTLDEMSDAEWESLCDGCGQCCLHKLMDEDTDEIYFTNVACRQLNIKTCQCRNYERRFEYEPDCIKLTRDNLPTFEWLPPTCAYRLLAEGKNLPVWHPLRAGSKAAMHAERISVRHIAVKESEVRDWQDHILNKPDWAE
- the minE gene encoding cell division topological specificity factor MinE; the protein is MALLDFFLSRKKNTASIAKERLQIIVAERRRSDAEPHYLPQLKRDILEVICKYVQIDPEMVTVQLEQKGDDISILELNVTLPEAEETK
- the minC gene encoding septum site-determining protein MinC: MSNTPIELKGSSFTLSVVHLHDAHPEVIRKALEEKIAQAPAFLKNAPVVVNVAGLDGTINWQQLHQTFIASGLHLVGISGCQNEALKAEISRAGLALLTEGKASAPRAARPAEPPAAPPAPAPRTRLIDLPVRSGQRIYAPDADLVVTSHVSAGAELIADGNIHVYGTMRGRALAGASGDKEAQIFSINLAAELVSIAGVYWLSDQIPAEFYNKAARLRLADGALTVQPLN
- a CDS encoding YcgL domain-containing protein; this translates as MFCVIYRSARREQTYLYVEKKDDFSRVPEELMAGFGQPIMTMMLPLDGRKKLAHADLEKVKAALKEQGYYLQMPPPPENLLKEHLESLGKK
- the minD gene encoding septum site-determining protein MinD, whose translation is MARIIVVTSGKGGVGKTTSSAAIATGLAQKGKKTVVIDFDIGLRNLDLIMGCERRVVYDFVNVIQGDATLNQALIRDKRTESLYILPASQTRDKDALTREGVEKVLDELKKMEFDFIVCDSPAGIETGALMALYFADEAIITTNPEVSSVRDSDRILGILASKSRRAENGEAPIKEHLLLTRYNPGRVSKGDMLSMEDVLEILRIPLVGVIPEDQSVLRASNQGEPVILDITSDAGKAYADTVDRLMGEERPFRFIEEEKKGFLKRLFGG